A genomic stretch from Melospiza georgiana isolate bMelGeo1 chromosome 29, bMelGeo1.pri, whole genome shotgun sequence includes:
- the PDE1B gene encoding dual specificity calcium/calmodulin-dependent 3',5'-cyclic nucleotide phosphodiesterase 1B has protein sequence MEPPRSLPGLERERAALDAAGGCPSPLDARAVPGRKVWVKLRALLRFLLKQLEAGEVNVEELKRNLEYAASLLEAVCIDETRQVLDTEDELRDMGSDAAVPSEVRDWLAATFTQQARAKGRRAEEKPKFRSIVHAVQAGIFVERMFRRMYTAVGPSYSSSVLNCLKGLDQWCFDVFSLHRAAEEHSLRTVVFELFTRHNLNSRFKIPGAFLTSLLEALEGGYGKFRNPYHNQVHAADVTQTVHCFLLRTGMLHCLSEIELLAIVFAAAIHDFEHTGTTNSFHIQTKSDTAILYNDRSVLENHHISAVFRLMQDEELNIFVNLTKDEFAELRALVIEMVLATDMSCHFQQVKSMKTALQQLERLDKAKVLSLLLHAADISHPTKQWAVHSRWTKALMEEFFRQGDKEAELGLPFSPLCDRTSTLVAQSQIGFIDFIVEPTFSVLTDVAEKLVTPLPEDGSKAKGNPAATQQPSSQWRQPSLDEHLEDIKADLAGFRSTWTKHIQENKQKWKERAASGITNQASIDELSPCEEPAATTGTHSENGDVD, from the exons ATGGAGCCGCCGCGGAGCCtcccggggctggagcgggAGCGGGCGGCGCTGGACGCGGCCGGGGGGTGCCCGTCCCCGCTGGACGCCAGGGCCGTGCCCGGCAGGAAGGTCTGGGTCAAGCTGCGGGCGCT GCTCCGTTTCCTGCTCAAGCAGCTCGAGGCGGGCGAGGTGAACGTGGAGGAGCTGAAGCGCAACCTGGAGTACGCGGCGTCGCTGCTCGAGGCCGTGTGCATCGACGAGACCAG GCAGGTGCTGGACACGGAGGACGAGCTGCGGGACATGGGCTCGGACGCGGCCGTGCCCTCCGAGGTGCGCGACTGGCTCGCCGCCACCTTCACGCAGCAGGCGCGGGCCAAGGGCCGCCGCGCCGAGGAGAAACCCAAATTCCGCAGCATCGTGCACGCCGTGCAGGCCGGCATCTTCGTGGAGag GATGTTCCGCCGGATGTACACGGCCGTGGGGCCCAGCTACTCCTCCTCCGTCCTCAACTGCCTGAAg ggcctggACCAGTGGTGCTTTGACGTGTTCTCGCTGCACCGCGCGGCCGAGGAGCACTCGCTGCGCACGGTGGTGTTCGAGCTCTTCACCCGCCACAACCTCAACAGCCGCTTCAAG ATCCCCGGCGCGTTCCTGACGTCGCTGCTGGAGGCGCTGGAGGGCGGCTACGGAAAGTTCCGGAACCCCTACCACAACCAGGTGCACGCGGCCGACGTCACCCAGACCGTGCACTGCTTCCTGCTGCGCACCGGCATGCTG cactgcctgtccGAGATCGAGCTCCTGGCCATCGTCTTCGCCGCCGCCATCCACGACTTCGAGCACACGGGGACAACGAACAGCTTCCACATCCAGACCAA GTCGGACACGGCCATCCTGTACAACGACCGCTCGGTGCTGGAGAACCACCACATCAGCGCCGTGTTCCGCCTGATGCAGGACGAGGAGCTCAACATCTTCGTCAACCTCACCAAGGACGAGTTCGC cGAGCTGCGGGCGCTGGTCATCGAGATGGTCCTGGCCACCGACATGTCCTGCCACTTCCAGCAGGTCAAGTCCATGAAGACGgcgctgcagcagctggagag gctggacaaggccaaggtgctgtcactgctgctgcacgCGGCCGACATCAGCCACCCCACCAAGCAGTGGGCGGTGCACAGCCGCTGGACCAAGGCGCTCATGGAGGAGTTCTTCCGGCAG GGGGACAAGGAGGccgagctggggctgcccttcTCGCCCCTCTGCGACCGCACCTCCACGCTGGTGGCCCAGTCGCAGATCG GGTTCATCGACTTCATCGTGGAGCCGACGTTCTCGGTGCTCACCGACGTGGCCGAGAAGTTGGTGACGCCGCTGCCCGAGGACGGCTCCAAGGCCAAGGGCAACCCCGCGGCCAcccagcagcccag CTCGCAGTGGCGGCAGCCGTCCCTGGATGAGCACCTGGAGGACATCAAGGCCGACCTGGCCGGGTTCCGCTCCACCTGGACCAAGCACATCCAGGAGAACAAGCAGAAGTGGAAGGAGAGGGCGGCCAGCG GCATCACCAACCAGGCGTCCATCGATGAGCTGTCCCCGTGCGAGGAGCCCGCGGCCACCACCGGGACACACAGCGAGAACGGGGACGTGGATTAG